In Zingiber officinale cultivar Zhangliang chromosome 6A, Zo_v1.1, whole genome shotgun sequence, a single genomic region encodes these proteins:
- the LOC121994896 gene encoding RING-H2 finger protein ATL74-like, with the protein MATGAASTNFALYRDNATSNNGLADFLPALFLFLAVIGVLILLLWLKHCFVLAEAQGLELVNGRGRFDTSRPRQETSGYSSQMTFDTSRPRQETSGYSSQMTVVSRSNHPSVVQAINSNGARDEAAVVAGVSESTRAGGTTTVDERPVVVVPAGLNEWVINALCISEYKASEGLHDGSSGETSECMICLDEIIDGQIVRFLPECCHVFHVQCIDAWLIEHGSCPLCRRAIISNSAV; encoded by the coding sequence ATGGCCACAGGCGCCGCCTCCACCAACTTCGCTTTGTACAGAGACAATGCTACCTCCAACAATGGGCTTGCCGACTTCCTCCCCGCGCTCTTCCTCTTTCTAGCGGTCATCGGCGTACTAATCTTGCTACTTTGGCTTAAGCATTGTTTTGTTTTGGCTGAGGCCCAGGGCCTCGAGCTTGTTAACGGCCGCGGCCGCTTCGACACCTCCCGTCCGAGACAGGAAACCTCTGGCTATTCCTCGCAGATGACCTTCGACACCTCCCGTCCGAGACAGGAAACCTCTGGCTATTCCTCGCAGATGACCGTCGTCTCCCGAAGCAATCATCCTTCAGTCGTCCAAGCGATAAACTCGAACGGAGCCAGGGACGAGGCCGCAGTGGTCGCGGGGGTTAGTGAGTCGACCAGGGCCGGGGGCACGACAACCGTGGATGAGAGGCCGGTGGTCGTCGTCCCCGCCGGACTCAATGAGTGGGTCATCAACGCGCTTTGTATCTCCGAATACAAGGCCAGCGAGGGCCTCCACGACGGCTCCAGCGGCGAGACCTCCGAGTGCATGATCTGCCTCGACGAGATCATCGACGGGCAGATCGTCCGGTTTCTGCCGGAGTGCTGCCATGTATTCCACGTCCAATGCATCGATGCATGGCTCATAGAGCACGGCAGCTGCCCTCTCTGCCGGAGGGCCATAATTAGCAATTCCGCCGTCTAA